The Rhodocytophaga rosea genome has a segment encoding these proteins:
- the hemH gene encoding ferrochelatase, whose product MISPAPVTATASQQPDSTGTTSVSPRIGVLLVNLGTPDSPSVPDVRKYLREFLMDGRVIDIPFVSRAMLVNLIIAPFRSPKSAKVYKQVWTDRGSPLKFYSEDVTALLQQQLGADYKVMLGMRYQNPSIASALEQFNNKGFEHIIVIPLFPQYASATTGSVYEEVMRIISNWQIIPQVSFVNYFLNHPKFIEAFASIGKKHLEKYKYDHFIFTYHGLPERQIRKGDSSNTCLQGDCCASWGVRNRHCYRAQCFETTRLLAKALNISESKYTVTFQSRLGKDPWIKPYTDDVILELTKKGIKSVLAFSPAFVADCLETTIEVGEEYKELFEKNGGKHWQLVESLNNHPLWVDTLSDLVKANTQKLYV is encoded by the coding sequence ATGATAAGCCCTGCTCCTGTTACAGCCACCGCTTCGCAGCAACCTGATTCTACCGGCACTACTTCAGTTTCGCCCCGAATTGGGGTATTGCTGGTAAACCTGGGAACCCCAGACAGCCCTTCGGTGCCGGATGTACGCAAATACCTGCGTGAGTTTTTAATGGATGGAAGGGTGATAGATATTCCTTTTGTTTCCAGAGCGATGCTGGTGAATCTGATTATTGCTCCTTTCCGGTCGCCAAAATCAGCTAAAGTATATAAGCAGGTATGGACAGACAGAGGTTCACCGCTGAAATTTTACAGTGAAGATGTAACAGCCTTGTTGCAGCAACAATTAGGTGCTGACTATAAAGTTATGTTGGGTATGCGCTACCAGAATCCAAGTATTGCATCGGCATTGGAGCAGTTTAATAACAAAGGCTTCGAGCATATTATTGTGATTCCGCTTTTTCCGCAATATGCTTCGGCTACTACTGGTTCTGTGTATGAAGAGGTAATGAGGATCATCAGCAACTGGCAGATTATTCCGCAGGTCAGCTTTGTAAATTATTTTCTGAATCATCCCAAGTTTATTGAAGCTTTTGCTAGCATAGGCAAAAAACACCTGGAGAAATACAAGTACGATCATTTTATATTTACCTATCATGGCCTGCCCGAACGGCAGATCCGCAAAGGCGATAGTAGTAATACTTGTCTGCAAGGAGATTGTTGCGCAAGCTGGGGTGTCAGAAACCGGCACTGTTACCGGGCACAATGCTTCGAAACTACCCGTTTGCTTGCCAAAGCCTTAAATATTTCTGAATCCAAGTATACCGTTACCTTTCAGTCCCGGCTGGGCAAAGATCCCTGGATAAAACCTTATACGGATGATGTAATTCTGGAACTAACTAAAAAAGGCATAAAATCCGTACTGGCATTTTCTCCTGCTTTCGTAGCCGACTGCCTGGAAACTACGATAGAAGTAGGCGAAGAATATAAAGAATTGTTTGAGAAGAATGGCGGCAAGCACTGGCAACTCGTAGAAAGCCTCAATAATCATCCGTTGTGGGTAGATACCCT